From the Sphingomonas phyllosphaerae 5.2 genome, one window contains:
- a CDS encoding glycoside hydrolase family 43 protein yields MASGYRRVAWALGALAMLTGASDVPGSNPIIRDKFTADPAPVVIGDTLYLYVGHDEAQRDEMFNMKEWLVYSTTDMKHWTDHGPIMKVSDFKWAKADAWASQVIPRNGKFYFYAAVEHDRTHPGKAIAVAVADTPTGPFRDAKGAALITNEMTPKGTHSWEDIDPTVLTDDDGTTWIAWGNRQCYIARLKPNMIEIDGPITEITPPHFEEGPWLHKRGKVYYLTYASLDRAKHRDERISYSTAPSIKGPWTYRGELTGSGKYSFTIHPGIVEYKKNWYLFLHNANLAIGDLNGAIGRRAVTVERLHYNPDGTMKPVVQTAAGVSAPAS; encoded by the coding sequence ATGGCGAGCGGATATCGACGGGTGGCGTGGGCGCTGGGTGCGTTGGCGATGCTGACCGGAGCGAGCGATGTTCCCGGTTCCAATCCGATTATCCGCGACAAGTTTACTGCCGATCCGGCACCCGTCGTGATCGGCGATACGCTGTACCTTTACGTCGGGCATGACGAAGCGCAACGCGACGAAATGTTCAACATGAAGGAGTGGCTCGTCTATTCCACCACGGACATGAAGCATTGGACCGACCACGGGCCGATCATGAAGGTGTCCGATTTCAAATGGGCGAAGGCCGACGCCTGGGCGTCGCAGGTCATCCCAAGGAATGGCAAGTTCTACTTCTACGCGGCGGTCGAGCATGACCGGACCCACCCCGGCAAGGCGATCGCGGTCGCCGTTGCGGATACGCCGACCGGTCCGTTCCGGGACGCCAAAGGTGCGGCGCTCATCACCAACGAGATGACGCCAAAGGGCACGCATAGCTGGGAAGATATCGATCCGACCGTGTTGACCGATGACGATGGAACAACGTGGATCGCTTGGGGCAATCGGCAATGCTACATCGCCAGGCTGAAGCCGAACATGATCGAGATCGATGGCCCGATCACCGAAATCACGCCACCACACTTCGAGGAAGGACCGTGGCTGCACAAGCGGGGCAAGGTTTATTATCTTACCTATGCGTCGCTCGACCGCGCCAAGCATCGTGACGAAAGGATCTCGTATTCGACGGCTCCGTCGATCAAGGGACCGTGGACCTATCGCGGCGAACTGACCGGATCGGGCAAGTACAGCTTCACGATCCATCCCGGGATCGTCGAATACAAGAAGAACTGGTACCTCTTCTTGCACAACGCCAATCTGGCGATCGGCGACCTGAACGGCGCGATCGGCCGGCGCGCCGTGACGGTGGAGCGACTGCACTACAATCCGGACGGCACGATGAAGCCGGTCGTTCAAACCGCAGCGGGCGTATCGGCCCCGGCCTCGTAG
- a CDS encoding chemotaxis protein CheW, translating to MAAHQLITFQLGDQCLGVNIMAIREIRAWTPATPLPNVPAYMKGVVNLRGVVLPVLDLRHRLNWGSTEPTARHVIIVVQVGQQQLGLIVDAVNDIVTIDGADVQPVPEGTGDTPDFLTGLADHGGTMVLMLSLDALGHTAELREAA from the coding sequence ATGGCCGCGCATCAACTCATCACCTTCCAGCTTGGCGATCAATGTCTGGGCGTAAACATCATGGCGATCAGGGAAATCCGCGCCTGGACACCGGCCACGCCGCTCCCCAACGTGCCCGCGTACATGAAAGGGGTGGTCAATCTGCGCGGGGTCGTGCTGCCCGTTCTGGACCTGCGTCACCGCCTCAACTGGGGTAGCACCGAACCCACAGCGCGACACGTCATCATCGTCGTTCAGGTGGGGCAGCAGCAGCTTGGCCTGATCGTCGACGCGGTCAACGACATCGTCACGATCGATGGCGCAGACGTGCAGCCGGTACCGGAAGGAACCGGCGACACCCCGGATTTCCTGACGGGCCTGGCAGACCACGGCGGCACGATGGTGCTGATGCTATCGCTCGACGCTCTTGGGCATACCGCCGAGTTGCGGGAAGCCGCCTGA
- a CDS encoding methyltransferase: MDYTEIDREAVTAGTLFDGQAGRRDALLALLRALDALRYRFVTPTPATHARVLARSSRRTARDLRDALGWSLPFAPATLPTDILALLEAAGAVSSRGDDMLGCDVRVSSVDDVLFLHSAYPTLAQDAVFLGPDSYRFADLIVAKMGHLPDDARILDYAAGAGVGGVTAARHARRAKLVLADINPKASFLSSVNAEHAGLDHRVEHARSPNDVAGQFDLIVTHPPFMMDDAKRAYRDGGDLYGARLSLDWVLEGVNKLASGGRLLLHTGVSIVDGHDVLREEVHRQLRGERWSIDYHELDPDIFSEDLETPPYRHHDVERIAAVGLCVTRMSDAAAS; the protein is encoded by the coding sequence CGTCACGGCGGGCACGCTGTTCGACGGGCAAGCCGGACGGCGTGACGCACTGCTCGCGCTCCTGCGGGCACTTGATGCGCTTCGATACCGCTTCGTCACACCCACGCCGGCGACGCATGCCCGCGTGCTGGCGCGCTCGTCGCGCCGGACGGCGCGCGATCTGCGCGACGCGCTGGGATGGAGCCTGCCGTTCGCGCCGGCAACGTTACCGACGGACATACTTGCATTGCTCGAGGCTGCGGGCGCAGTTTCGTCGCGCGGCGATGACATGTTGGGGTGTGACGTGCGCGTTTCCTCGGTGGATGACGTGCTCTTTCTCCACTCGGCTTACCCGACACTGGCGCAGGATGCGGTATTCCTTGGGCCAGACAGCTACCGCTTCGCCGACCTGATCGTGGCAAAGATGGGCCACTTGCCCGATGACGCCCGCATCCTCGATTATGCCGCGGGCGCCGGCGTCGGAGGGGTCACCGCAGCACGGCACGCCAGGCGGGCAAAGCTCGTGCTGGCAGACATCAATCCGAAAGCGTCGTTTTTGTCGTCGGTCAACGCCGAACATGCCGGGCTCGACCATCGGGTCGAGCATGCACGATCGCCGAACGACGTGGCGGGGCAGTTCGACCTGATCGTCACCCACCCGCCGTTCATGATGGACGATGCGAAGCGGGCATACCGCGATGGCGGCGACCTGTACGGCGCGCGTCTGTCGCTCGACTGGGTGTTGGAGGGCGTGAACAAGCTTGCGTCCGGCGGACGCTTGCTGCTGCATACCGGCGTGTCGATCGTCGATGGCCATGATGTGCTTCGTGAGGAAGTCCACCGCCAGCTTCGCGGCGAGCGGTGGTCGATCGACTATCACGAACTTGACCCGGACATCTTCAGCGAGGATCTGGAAACACCGCCTTACCGTCATCACGATGTCGAGCGGATCGCTGCGGTCGGCTTGTGCGTGACGCGGATGAGTGACGCCGCCGCATCTTGA
- a CDS encoding methyl-accepting chemotaxis protein has product MKNLRIGKKLALCFAVLFAAVLLLGGFALYNQARLSSIATDLGIDRRAKLEALAAINTAMSDHRVAEGDLILSTDAANIKQAADHVKAQRELIAGKIAYLEPRLTMPETRAALAKFQGGWADYKLKSDKMLSHAVRNQNDEALAAFRANEATYDQANALAAKSQQVQSDKMGEIAGDAVALGRTSRNLMAGAIVIVAALLLALLNALVRGIATPLTIMTSALGQLAQGRMDVQVPVEERSDEVGELATAMTGLRNQLAAAERSKQEQTALIVDSIGNGLDALSRGDLTARVDADLTGPFAKLKSDFNNAMTAVSTAMGAVSVSALGITNGAGDIRQASDDLSQRTEQQAASLEETAAAMEEITATVKQSAESAVRTNAMVGDTRRDAEQSGEVVQKAMDAMSGIERSSNEISEIIAVIDGIAFQTNLLALNAGVEAARAGDAGKGFAVVASEVRALAQRSADAAKDVKTRITASSEQVNLGVELVSETGKSLNRIIARIGEIDGLVSEIAGAAEQQATGLQQVNTAVSEMDGVTQQNAAMVEQATAAARSLAEEANTLAKEVARFTLDRAAARIPAASPVHSLQARAADAGRRMGANAARRSAGATQAPTQGNLAVATDDWSAF; this is encoded by the coding sequence ATGAAGAACCTTCGCATTGGCAAAAAGCTGGCGTTATGCTTCGCCGTTTTGTTCGCAGCAGTCCTGCTGCTTGGCGGTTTCGCGCTCTACAATCAGGCCCGTCTGAGCAGCATCGCCACTGACCTGGGTATCGATCGTCGTGCCAAGCTGGAGGCGCTCGCTGCCATCAACACCGCGATGTCGGACCATCGCGTGGCGGAGGGAGATCTCATACTGTCGACGGACGCCGCCAACATCAAGCAAGCGGCAGATCATGTAAAGGCGCAGCGGGAGCTCATCGCTGGCAAGATAGCGTACCTGGAACCACGCTTGACCATGCCTGAGACACGCGCCGCCCTGGCGAAATTCCAGGGAGGCTGGGCCGATTACAAGCTCAAATCCGACAAGATGCTGTCGCATGCGGTCAGGAACCAGAATGACGAAGCGCTCGCAGCCTTTCGGGCCAACGAAGCGACCTACGATCAGGCGAACGCACTTGCCGCCAAGTCGCAGCAGGTACAGTCGGACAAGATGGGTGAGATCGCAGGCGATGCGGTGGCTCTCGGCCGTACGAGCCGTAACCTGATGGCCGGCGCGATCGTAATCGTCGCCGCCTTGTTGCTGGCGTTGCTGAACGCGCTTGTGCGAGGGATCGCCACTCCGCTGACCATTATGACCAGCGCGCTTGGGCAACTGGCGCAAGGACGCATGGACGTCCAGGTACCGGTTGAGGAACGTAGCGACGAGGTCGGCGAACTCGCCACGGCGATGACAGGCCTTCGCAATCAGCTCGCCGCTGCCGAGCGGTCGAAGCAGGAACAGACAGCGCTGATCGTCGACAGCATCGGCAACGGATTGGATGCCCTTTCCCGCGGCGACCTGACGGCTCGTGTCGATGCCGACCTGACCGGCCCGTTCGCCAAACTGAAGAGCGACTTCAACAATGCGATGACCGCGGTGTCGACCGCGATGGGCGCGGTATCGGTCAGCGCGCTGGGCATCACCAACGGCGCCGGCGACATCCGCCAGGCCTCCGACGACCTGTCCCAGCGTACCGAGCAGCAGGCCGCCTCGCTTGAAGAGACTGCCGCCGCGATGGAAGAGATCACCGCCACGGTGAAGCAGAGCGCCGAAAGCGCCGTCCGCACGAATGCCATGGTCGGCGACACGCGCCGCGATGCCGAACAATCCGGCGAGGTGGTGCAGAAGGCGATGGACGCGATGAGCGGCATCGAGCGTTCGTCGAACGAGATCAGCGAGATCATCGCGGTGATCGACGGGATCGCCTTCCAGACGAACCTGCTCGCACTCAACGCCGGCGTCGAAGCGGCGCGCGCCGGGGACGCTGGCAAGGGTTTTGCCGTCGTCGCTTCCGAAGTCCGCGCATTGGCGCAGCGCTCGGCCGACGCCGCCAAGGACGTCAAGACCCGCATCACCGCGTCTTCCGAGCAGGTCAACCTGGGGGTCGAGCTGGTCAGCGAGACCGGCAAGTCGCTGAACCGGATCATCGCGCGTATTGGTGAGATCGACGGCCTGGTATCGGAGATCGCGGGTGCCGCGGAGCAGCAGGCAACCGGGCTGCAACAGGTAAACACGGCCGTCTCGGAGATGGACGGCGTGACGCAGCAGAACGCCGCGATGGTGGAACAGGCGACCGCCGCCGCGCGCAGCCTGGCGGAGGAAGCGAACACCCTGGCGAAGGAAGTCGCACGCTTCACGCTCGATCGCGCTGCCGCTCGCATACCCGCCGCCTCGCCGGTGCATAGCTTGCAAGCTCGGGCCGCAGATGCCGGTCGTCGTATGGGCGCCAATGCCGCTCGCCGTTCCGCCGGAGCAACGCAGGCACCCACTCAGGGCAACCTGGCGGTGGCGACGGACGACTGGTCGGCTTTCTGA
- a CDS encoding glucokinase: MEVAGIVGHVGRKGLRFALTDMAGELVPGSIRHYGSEHNSSVSGALSTFQRDSNLARLPERSAIAVAGLARGDAISITHTRWYVSRSGLQAMLGRPPLILNDFEAEAWALSDDRRCSLLPLGTAPTISLQRPGTYCVLGMTSGLGVSVLVREHDGDVRVLATEAGHAGFAPASHAMSDLVRAIFPDRHPIVAEHLISATGLVAIYNELATAQKLAKRATKPEDVTRLAAVDPLARQACEVLCEAFWAYASHLVLTFGAWDGVIVTGKLAMALRDILALGRMNIIFSGSGKYMRLLTSVPRSVTALEHGELNGAARALGRRPN, from the coding sequence ATGGAAGTCGCCGGGATCGTAGGACACGTCGGTCGCAAGGGTCTGCGCTTTGCGCTGACCGACATGGCCGGCGAACTCGTCCCCGGCAGTATACGACATTACGGCTCCGAGCATAACTCAAGCGTTTCGGGCGCACTGTCGACGTTCCAGCGCGATTCGAATCTGGCGCGACTACCTGAACGCTCGGCGATTGCGGTTGCCGGGCTCGCACGCGGCGACGCGATTTCGATCACGCATACGCGCTGGTATGTCTCCCGCTCGGGACTACAGGCGATGCTCGGGCGGCCACCGCTCATCCTCAACGACTTCGAAGCGGAAGCGTGGGCGCTGAGCGATGATCGGCGTTGCTCGCTGCTTCCCCTGGGCACGGCGCCGACGATCTCACTTCAACGGCCAGGTACCTATTGCGTCCTCGGGATGACGTCGGGCCTCGGCGTGTCGGTGCTCGTTCGCGAGCATGACGGCGATGTGCGGGTGCTGGCCACCGAAGCGGGACATGCGGGCTTCGCACCCGCATCACACGCGATGAGCGATCTGGTTCGCGCGATCTTCCCGGATCGGCATCCCATCGTCGCCGAGCATCTGATTTCCGCGACCGGCCTCGTCGCGATCTACAACGAACTCGCGACAGCGCAGAAGCTGGCAAAGCGGGCCACCAAACCCGAGGACGTCACGCGGCTTGCGGCCGTTGACCCGCTCGCGCGACAAGCCTGCGAGGTGCTGTGTGAAGCCTTCTGGGCCTATGCGAGCCACCTCGTGCTGACCTTCGGAGCGTGGGACGGAGTGATCGTCACGGGCAAGCTAGCGATGGCGTTGCGCGATATTCTGGCGCTCGGGAGGATGAACATCATATTCAGCGGTAGCGGGAAATACATGCGGCTTCTGACGTCCGTGCCCAGGTCGGTGACGGCGCTGGAGCATGGCGAACTCAACGGCGCCGCCCGCGCCCTCGGTCGCCGTCCGAATTGA